In one Lasioglossum baleicum chromosome 17, iyLasBale1, whole genome shotgun sequence genomic region, the following are encoded:
- the Scm gene encoding polycomb protein Scm, with protein MSSTHSKMRGPGRPPKSKNSCTWCGETKQPLKYVLPTQHGKKEFCSETCLSEFRKAYVRGACVQCDNVIRGTPIRLEQKDGPTKDFCSSFCLNKHQKKEGQNDVKKNNRDQSSPAPSISPPGLLSGNNVPSTTQSFTNNNHTTISHSPSTSTGPFQYETYQTFDWDHYLKETNSQAAPIDCFKQHEVPPTNEFKMGMKLEALDPRNLTSTCIATVVGVLGPRLRLRLDGSDNKNDFWRLVDSNEIHPIGHCEKSGGMLQPPLGFRMNASSWPMFLLKTLNGAEMAPAKVFKREPKTPRSNMFEVGHKLEAIDKKNPQLICTATVGAVKDDMIHITFDGWRGAFDYWCRFDSRDIFPAGWCFKSGHPLQPPRQKSTGPNRFKSRTSNVLPVMAISGGGTNGEPAVALVSPAGSSAPPQPATEPDTSTANTKPHSLENVTIYVNHNCTCGPYFDPRKVKAMPAQFGTGPILNVTRDIFQAFLMAAMSPRQMLSLLKRGEGETISLILESKPTSVRLPIFMEEEDFYIYIRRQLEDLCACEHMLFRRKESCNKCPNIQQPQSTNNEEKVAAPTTNNNTTAEKRRWQAQNQQNLSSSTPQQQIQQNSVPSINNSTVSSPTAPKQLRKSVPELEAATSTTQSESSTNRTASTEPAEWTIEDVIHYIGVADPALGQHADLFRKHEIDGKALLLLNSDMMMKYMGLKLGPALKICNLVNRIKGRRHILL; from the exons ATGTCGTCAACACATAGCAAAATGCGAG GTCCAGGAAGACCACCAAAATCAAAAAACTCTTGTACATGGTGCGGAGAAACTAAACAACCCTTAAAATATGTTCTTCCTACACAACATGGAAAAAAAGAGTTTTGTTCTGAAACTTGTTTGTCTGAATTTCGTAAGGCTTATGTGCGAGGAGCATGCGTCCAATGCGATAATGTCATTAGAGGCACACCTATACGATTGGAACAGAAAGATGGACCTACAAAAGATTTTTGTTCTTCGTTTTGTTTGAACAAACATCAGAAGAAGGAAGGACAAAACGATGTGAAAAAGA ATAATAGGGACCAATCGTCACCTGCGCCATCTATTTCGCCACCAGGTTTATTGAGTGGAAATAATGTTCCATCTACGACTCAGTCTTTCACGAATAATAACCATACAACTATATCACATTCTCCATCGACTTCTACAGGCCCATTTCAGTACGAAACATATCAAACTTTTGATTGGGATCACTATTTGAAAGAAACAAACAGTCAAGCTGCTCCCATTGACTGCTTTAAACAG cATGAAGTTCCACCAACCAATGAATTCAAAATGGGTATGAAGCTAGAAGCTCTCGATCCTCGTAATTTAACATCAACTTGCATCGCAACCGTAGTCGGTGTACTTGGTCCACGACTGAGATTAAGACTAGATGGCTCGGATAACAAAAATGATTTTTGGCGATTAGTTGACAGCAACGAGATTCATCCTATTGGTCATTGCGAAAAGTCTGGTGGCATGTTGCAACCTCCGTTAGGCTTCCGAATGAATGCTTCCAGTTGGCCCATGTTTCTTTTAAAGACTTTAAACGGGGCGGAAATGGCACCGGCAAAAGTATTCAAACGCGAACCGAAAACACCACGTTCCAACATGTTCGAAGTCGGGCATAAACTAGAAGCCATAGACAAAAAGAATCCACAATTAATATGTACAGCTACTGTTGGTGCTGTGAAAGATGATATGATTCATATTACGTTCGATGGATGGCGAGGTGCTTTTGACTATTGGTGCCGCTTCGACTCTAGAGATATCTTTCCTGCTGGATGGTGTTTTAAAAGTGGACATCCACTACAACCACCGAgacaaaaat CAACAGGGCCTAATAGGTTCAAATCTAGGACCAGTAATGTTTTACCGGTAATGGCAATATCTGGTGGAGGTACTAATGGAGAACCAGCTGTGGCTTTAGTAAGTCCTGCGGGATCGAGTGCTCCTCCACAACCAGCTACAGAACCTGATACTAGTACAGCTAATACCAAACCACATTCTTTAGAGAATG ttacaatttatGTAAACCACAATTGTACCTGTGGTCCTTACTTTGATCCTCGTAAAGTAAAAGCTATGCCAGCACAATTTGGCACTGGTCCCATATTAAATGTTACAAGAGATATATTTCAAGCTTTCCTGATGGCAGCAATGAGTCCAAGACAAATGTTAAGCTTATTAAAACGTGGTGAAGGAGAAACCATAAGCTTAATCTTAGAGAGTAAACCTACTTCTGTTAGGTTACCAATATTTATGGAGGAAGAggatttttatatatacataaggCGACAACTTGAAGATCTCTGTGCATGCGAACACATGCTGTTTAGGAGAAAAGAATCTTGTAATAAATGTCCAAATATTCAGCAACCACAATCTACGAATAACGAAGAAAAAGTTGCTGCTCCAACAACCAATAATAATACCACGGCAGAGAAAAGGAGATGGCAAGCCCAAAATCAACAAAATTTATCGTCGAGTACTCCGCAACAGCAAATACAACAGAATTCCGTGCCAAGTATAAATAATTCGACGGTATCGTCGCCGACAGCTCCAAAACAACTTAGGAAATCCGTTCCAG aacttGAAGCTGCAACATCAACTACCCAATCTGAAAGTTCTACGAATCGTACAGCTTCCACCGAACCAGCAGAGTGGACTATTGAAGATGTAATACACTACATTGGTGTCGCTGATCCCGCATTGGGTCAGCATGCAGATTTATTCCGGAAACAT GAAATCGACGGCAAAGCtttattacttttaaattccgaCATGATGATGAAATACATGGGATTGAAACTTGGGCCAGCGCTTAAAATATGCAATCTGGTAAATCGTATTAAAGGCAGAAGACATATTCTGCTATGA
- the Pcif1 gene encoding phosphorylated CTD-interacting factor 1 isoform X1, whose amino-acid sequence MNEVSGGKQDIPNTSAWETLSGQSASSYSTMHHHHQTLQQDTNPTVAQVIVPTPVKLQAPILSSAQTIPDHCSQLGHIQQPALLTQGTPPGSFPDSELSPELQQQGWKKFWSKRENRPYFWNKLTGESLWVVPPLKPQFDPITDPLGICGVQPVPGNGAIPTGGTTVKRRVSEDSIVPPAKKFVLAGPWDLEIPTNVIIYERAPSNLPHVHPEAEALRCSLLAKLRQCYQELCHTRESIDAPKDSFNRWLMERKVIDCGSDPLLPSQCFPEISMSMYREIMNDIPIKLVRPKFTGDARKQLSRYAEAAKKMIESRAASSESRKVVKWNAEDTFQWLRRTVGATFDDFQDRLAHLKRQCQPHLTETVKASVEGICLKIYHLSTEYAKKVKDKNNQILKDNGLGNVIPLGGPASTQRKVWCYPVQFSLPTPRLPQLDYLPEREQALLRFHGDAVCINNMHLAKLEHLYRYNCFDDKKFEMFLPRVWCTLKRYQTYLGMNEGQVTQMALPVTVFECLQRHFGVTFECFASPLNCYFRQYCSAFADVDSYFGSRGPFLDFRPVSGSFQANPPYCEELMEAMVNHFERLLADSAEPLSFVVFLPEWRDPAPNALIKLEGSHFKRKQVVVPAMEHEYRHGFQHILSKSEVNIRAAHGTLVVWLQNAAGTARWGPTEERVEALLEAWRPGRERERDRQELLSPPRQSHQQIPTTPMPVLAPATPATPTVPLQTLSTHPI is encoded by the exons atgaaTGAAGTAAGTGGAGGAAAACAAGATATACCTAATACTTCTGCGTGGGAAACATTGTCTGGACAATCCGCATCATCTTATTCCACTATGCATCATCATCATCAGACGTTACAACAAGATACAAATCCTACGGTTGCACAAGTTATAGTTCCTACTCCTGTAAAACTTCAAGCACCTATATTAAGCTCAGCGCAAACTATACCGGACCACTGTTCACAACTTGGTCACATTCAACAACCAGCCTTATTGACACAG GGTACACCACCAGGATCATTTCCAGACTCTGAACTGTCGCCAGAACTTCAACAACAAGGCTGGAAAAAGTTCTGGAGTAAACGGGAGAATCGACCATATTTTTGGAATAAATTAACTGGAGAGTCTTTATGGGTAGTACCACCTTTGAAACCTCAG TTTGATCCGATTACGGATCCTCTTGGTATCTGTGGTGTGCAACCTGTTCCTGGGAATGGGGCTATCCCCACTGGAGGAACAACAGTCAAGCGTAGAGTATCGGAGGATAGTATTGTCCCACCCGCAAAGAAGTTTGTCTTAGC AGGCCCATGGGACTTGGAGATTCCAACAAATGTTATAATATACGAAAGAGCACCGTCAAATTTGCCGCACGTTCATCCAGAAGCAGAAGCACTACGTTGCAGCTTGCTCGCAAAGTTAAGGCAATGCTATCAAGAACTGTGTCACACTCGTGAATCAATCGACGCACCTAAAGATTCCTTTAACAGATGGTTAATGGAAAGAAAAGTTATAGACTGTGGATCAGACCCTCTTTTACCAAGTCAGTGTTTCCCTGAAATCTCTATGTCCATGTACCGTGAGATCATGAACGATATCCCAATCAAATTAGTCCGACCGAAGTTCACTGGTGACGCGAGGAAACAACTGTCACGATACGCAGAGGCGGCTAAAAAAATGATAGAATCAAGAGCAGCTTCGTCTGAAAGTAGAAAAGTCGTCAAGTGGAATGCAGAGGACACTTTTCAATGGTTGAGACGAACAGTTGGTGCTACGTTCGATGATTTTCAGGATCGCTTGGCACACTTGAAACGGCAATGTCAACCTCATCTCACGGAAACGGTGAAAGCTAGCGTTGAGGGTATTTGTTTAAAGATCTATCACTTGTCGACAGAGTACGCAAAGAAAGTCAAAGATAAAAACAACCAGATATTGAAAGATAATGGGTTAGGGAATGTCATACCATTAGGAGGACCAGCCAGTACGCAAAGAAAAGTTTGGTGTTATCCAGTGCAATTCTCACTTCCAACTCCTCGCCTTCCACAACTGGATTATCTTCCTGAACGTGAACAAGCTTTATTACGTTTTCACGGTGACGCTGTGTGTATCAACAACATGCACCTCGCCAAATTGGAACATCTGTACAGATACAATTGCTTCGACGACAAAAAGTTTGAAATGTTTTTGCCGCGTGTTTGGTGTACGTTGAAACGTTATCAGACATATCTTGGAATGAACGAGGGCCAAGTGACGCAAATGGCTCTCCCCGTCACCGTTTTCGAATGTCTACAGAGACATTTCGGTGTAACGTTCGAGTGCTTTGCATCTCCACTAAATTGTTATTTtagacaatactgttcagcatttGCTGATGTAGATTCCTATTTTGGATCGAGAGGACCTTTCTTAGACTTCAGGCCTGTCAGTGGCTCGTTTCAAGCGAATCCACCGTATTGCGAGGAGCTAATGGAAGCCATGGTCAATCATTTTGAACGTCTATTGGCTGATTCAGCAGAACCTTTGTCTTTTGTGGTGTTTTTACCGGAATGGAGAGATCCAGCGCCGAATGCTCTTATAAAATTAGAAGGCAGCCATTTTAAACGAAAACAAGTAGTGGTACCTGCTATGGAACATGAATATAGACATGGATTTCAGCATATATTATCGAA aAGCGAAGTTAACATTAGGGCAGCTCATGGAACATTAGTGGTATGGTTACAAAATGCAGCTGGTACTGCTCGTTGGGGACCTACAGAAGAAAGAGTTGAAGCATTGCTGGAAGCATGGCGGccaggaagagaaagagaacgggACAGACAAGAACTTTTATCACCGCCCAGACAATCTCATCAGCAAATACCAACTACACCTATGCCTGTTCTAGCACCTGCGACGCCTGCAACGCCAACAGTACCGTTACAAACACTGTCCACGCATCCTATATAA
- the Pcif1 gene encoding phosphorylated CTD-interacting factor 1 isoform X2, translating to MGSTTFETSGTKFDPITDPLGICGVQPVPGNGAIPTGGTTVKRRVSEDSIVPPAKKFVLAGPWDLEIPTNVIIYERAPSNLPHVHPEAEALRCSLLAKLRQCYQELCHTRESIDAPKDSFNRWLMERKVIDCGSDPLLPSQCFPEISMSMYREIMNDIPIKLVRPKFTGDARKQLSRYAEAAKKMIESRAASSESRKVVKWNAEDTFQWLRRTVGATFDDFQDRLAHLKRQCQPHLTETVKASVEGICLKIYHLSTEYAKKVKDKNNQILKDNGLGNVIPLGGPASTQRKVWCYPVQFSLPTPRLPQLDYLPEREQALLRFHGDAVCINNMHLAKLEHLYRYNCFDDKKFEMFLPRVWCTLKRYQTYLGMNEGQVTQMALPVTVFECLQRHFGVTFECFASPLNCYFRQYCSAFADVDSYFGSRGPFLDFRPVSGSFQANPPYCEELMEAMVNHFERLLADSAEPLSFVVFLPEWRDPAPNALIKLEGSHFKRKQVVVPAMEHEYRHGFQHILSKSEVNIRAAHGTLVVWLQNAAGTARWGPTEERVEALLEAWRPGRERERDRQELLSPPRQSHQQIPTTPMPVLAPATPATPTVPLQTLSTHPI from the exons ATGGGTAGTACCACCTTTGAAACCTCAGGTACTAAG TTTGATCCGATTACGGATCCTCTTGGTATCTGTGGTGTGCAACCTGTTCCTGGGAATGGGGCTATCCCCACTGGAGGAACAACAGTCAAGCGTAGAGTATCGGAGGATAGTATTGTCCCACCCGCAAAGAAGTTTGTCTTAGC AGGCCCATGGGACTTGGAGATTCCAACAAATGTTATAATATACGAAAGAGCACCGTCAAATTTGCCGCACGTTCATCCAGAAGCAGAAGCACTACGTTGCAGCTTGCTCGCAAAGTTAAGGCAATGCTATCAAGAACTGTGTCACACTCGTGAATCAATCGACGCACCTAAAGATTCCTTTAACAGATGGTTAATGGAAAGAAAAGTTATAGACTGTGGATCAGACCCTCTTTTACCAAGTCAGTGTTTCCCTGAAATCTCTATGTCCATGTACCGTGAGATCATGAACGATATCCCAATCAAATTAGTCCGACCGAAGTTCACTGGTGACGCGAGGAAACAACTGTCACGATACGCAGAGGCGGCTAAAAAAATGATAGAATCAAGAGCAGCTTCGTCTGAAAGTAGAAAAGTCGTCAAGTGGAATGCAGAGGACACTTTTCAATGGTTGAGACGAACAGTTGGTGCTACGTTCGATGATTTTCAGGATCGCTTGGCACACTTGAAACGGCAATGTCAACCTCATCTCACGGAAACGGTGAAAGCTAGCGTTGAGGGTATTTGTTTAAAGATCTATCACTTGTCGACAGAGTACGCAAAGAAAGTCAAAGATAAAAACAACCAGATATTGAAAGATAATGGGTTAGGGAATGTCATACCATTAGGAGGACCAGCCAGTACGCAAAGAAAAGTTTGGTGTTATCCAGTGCAATTCTCACTTCCAACTCCTCGCCTTCCACAACTGGATTATCTTCCTGAACGTGAACAAGCTTTATTACGTTTTCACGGTGACGCTGTGTGTATCAACAACATGCACCTCGCCAAATTGGAACATCTGTACAGATACAATTGCTTCGACGACAAAAAGTTTGAAATGTTTTTGCCGCGTGTTTGGTGTACGTTGAAACGTTATCAGACATATCTTGGAATGAACGAGGGCCAAGTGACGCAAATGGCTCTCCCCGTCACCGTTTTCGAATGTCTACAGAGACATTTCGGTGTAACGTTCGAGTGCTTTGCATCTCCACTAAATTGTTATTTtagacaatactgttcagcatttGCTGATGTAGATTCCTATTTTGGATCGAGAGGACCTTTCTTAGACTTCAGGCCTGTCAGTGGCTCGTTTCAAGCGAATCCACCGTATTGCGAGGAGCTAATGGAAGCCATGGTCAATCATTTTGAACGTCTATTGGCTGATTCAGCAGAACCTTTGTCTTTTGTGGTGTTTTTACCGGAATGGAGAGATCCAGCGCCGAATGCTCTTATAAAATTAGAAGGCAGCCATTTTAAACGAAAACAAGTAGTGGTACCTGCTATGGAACATGAATATAGACATGGATTTCAGCATATATTATCGAA aAGCGAAGTTAACATTAGGGCAGCTCATGGAACATTAGTGGTATGGTTACAAAATGCAGCTGGTACTGCTCGTTGGGGACCTACAGAAGAAAGAGTTGAAGCATTGCTGGAAGCATGGCGGccaggaagagaaagagaacgggACAGACAAGAACTTTTATCACCGCCCAGACAATCTCATCAGCAAATACCAACTACACCTATGCCTGTTCTAGCACCTGCGACGCCTGCAACGCCAACAGTACCGTTACAAACACTGTCCACGCATCCTATATAA